The nucleotide window TGAGGATAAAATCGGTAATACGGCTGTACAGGCTGTCCTGCGGATCGCGCCAGCCTGCTATCTGGTTACTACCGGGTGGAATGGCTTTACTCAGCCGCTGGCTGAGGAGCACCAGGACAAGGCAGCATGCCATCTGTACTATCGCCAGCAGCGCCGCACGTCCGGGGTCGTAGTCGAAATTTAACGCCTGATAAATCGCCAGCTCAATGGTCGTTGCCTGCGGCCCGCCACCGAGTGAAAGTACGGTGGCAAAACTGGCAAAGCAGAGCATAAAGATCAGCGCCGCAACGGGGGGGATTTGCCTGCGCAGCCACGGCCATTCGACAAAGCGGAAGAACGACCAGCCGTGCATGCCGAGCTGTGCCGCCAGCTGGCGCTGCTCGCCGGGAATATTCTCCAGCGCCTGCAAAAAGAGCCTTGTCGCCATCGGCATATTGAAAAAGATATGCGCCAGCAGAATACCCTTCAGTCCGTAAGGGGAGAATGTCCACTCCAGACCAAGCAGGTTACAGAGTGAGGCCAGCCAGCCCTGGCGTCCATAGACGCTCAGAATACCGAATACGGCCACCAGAACGGGCAGGATCAGCGTCATAGCGCACAGGCGCAGAAGTGCCTGTCTGCCAGGAAAACGCCTGCGATAAAGTGCCCGGGACAGGAAGATCGCCGGGAAAACCGACAGCAGCGCAGAGAGAAATGCCTGCCAGAAGGAGAAACGGATAACATGCCAGAGATAGCTGTCATGCCAGAGTGTGAGCACGTCGCTTTCTGGTGCGTTTAACCACAACGCAAGAAATGCCCCCAGACTGACCGCTACCATCAATACGGCAGCGAGCAGTCCGGGAAGTAACCAGCCGGGAATTAATGGCTGACTGCGCGTTGC belongs to Enterobacter cloacae and includes:
- a CDS encoding thiamine/thiamine pyrophosphate ABC transporter permease ThiP, whose translation is MVAVSLGAFLALWLNAPESDVLTLWHDSYLWHVIRFSFWQAFLSALLSVFPAIFLSRALYRRRFPGRQALLRLCAMTLILPVLVAVFGILSVYGRQGWLASLCNLLGLEWTFSPYGLKGILLAHIFFNMPMATRLFLQALENIPGEQRQLAAQLGMHGWSFFRFVEWPWLRRQIPPVAALIFMLCFASFATVLSLGGGPQATTIELAIYQALNFDYDPGRAALLAIVQMACCLVLVLLSQRLSKAIPPGSNQIAGWRDPQDSLYSRITDFILITLALMLLLPPLMAVIVDGLNINLVSVLQQPMLWQATWTSLRIALAAGMLCVILTMMLLWSSRELYARHAQKAGQALELTGMLILAMPGIVLATGFFLLFNSTIGLPESADGIVIFTNALMAIPYALKVLETPMRDVNSRYSLLCQSLGMQGWQRLKVVELRALKRPLAQALAFACVLSIGDFGVVALFGNEDFRTLPYWLYQQIGSYRSQDGAVTALLLLLLCFALFTAIEKLPGRDVKTD